One genomic region from Leptospira tipperaryensis encodes:
- a CDS encoding ATP-binding protein, whose translation MTNISSEQVFTPRASKVNSKMYIFRDEIEKAFESAFKSSKHIIVHGESGSGKSWLYKNYFRNNNIFYEPANLANAARFDSISKELENNLNRLEKAKEIEYTETKEAEMGLGVLSWLSAKLKLNHIKKYSLTTKEPYEAILQYINQKSNKSKGVLVLDNFEAILGSPKLMQELSNIIILLDDERYSQYKVKILLVGTPSNIREYFKDLSSKETITNRLVEIPELPRFSDTESKTLVKRGFIELLKYQSDFFDPTSQHIHFVTDGIPDKLHDYCLILANNTPELSISQSALDKTDSDWLRQHLSDAYQTIVSLMNARTTEMGRRNQVLYALGKIKSSEFNYQSVETIVREEFPLNTSRTQLAIGQILSELSSIEGGILKRSQKKDAYLFRDPVYKMAIRSILKKQSDETVERIFIEDISR comes from the coding sequence ATGACAAATATATCATCCGAACAAGTTTTTACTCCTAGGGCCTCAAAAGTTAATTCGAAAATGTATATTTTTCGAGACGAAATAGAGAAGGCTTTTGAGAGTGCTTTTAAATCTTCAAAGCATATCATAGTACATGGTGAAAGCGGAAGCGGAAAGTCGTGGCTGTATAAAAATTATTTTCGCAATAATAATATTTTTTATGAACCCGCAAATCTAGCTAACGCGGCTCGTTTCGATAGTATTTCGAAAGAATTAGAAAACAATCTAAACCGTTTAGAAAAAGCTAAAGAAATAGAATATACGGAAACAAAAGAGGCGGAAATGGGTTTGGGTGTTTTAAGCTGGTTAAGTGCAAAATTAAAGCTTAACCATATTAAGAAATACTCCCTAACCACTAAAGAACCGTATGAGGCAATTTTACAGTATATAAATCAGAAATCAAACAAGAGTAAAGGAGTTCTAGTTCTTGACAATTTTGAAGCAATATTAGGTTCCCCAAAATTAATGCAGGAACTATCCAATATTATTATACTACTCGATGATGAACGATATTCGCAATACAAAGTTAAGATTTTATTGGTTGGAACACCTTCAAATATAAGGGAGTATTTTAAAGATCTATCCTCAAAAGAAACAATTACCAATCGCTTGGTTGAAATTCCTGAATTACCTAGATTTTCAGATACCGAATCAAAAACATTAGTAAAAAGGGGTTTTATAGAACTTCTAAAATATCAATCCGACTTTTTTGACCCTACTTCTCAGCACATTCATTTTGTTACAGACGGAATTCCTGATAAACTTCATGACTATTGCTTAATTTTAGCAAATAACACTCCTGAGCTAAGTATTTCACAATCGGCTTTGGACAAAACTGATTCCGACTGGTTAAGACAACATTTGTCAGATGCCTATCAAACTATTGTTTCTTTAATGAATGCACGAACTACTGAAATGGGACGCCGAAATCAAGTATTATATGCGTTGGGAAAAATCAAATCCTCTGAATTCAATTATCAATCAGTGGAAACTATAGTGCGCGAAGAATTCCCTCTAAATACATCTCGCACTCAATTGGCAATAGGTCAAATTCTTTCGGAATTGTCTTCAATTGAGGGAGGAATTTTAAAGAGATCTCAAAAAAAGGATGCTTATCTTTTTAGAGATCCTGTATACAAAATGGCGATACGATCAATACTTAAGAAGCAGAGCGATGAAACAGTTGAAAGAATTTTTATAGAAGACATCAGTAGATAG
- a CDS encoding LA_3334 family protein: protein MLKFWNLAKYFPFVFLSVLIFSSFAVFPAEIVMKDGSAFIGKIQEESDIRIKFQWKEKTYEIPRKDIAFIDLSKNGADTSYHYTSFQLKDGSMIKGIVAEDSEKEIMIKTDLGFIHLDKNKISSSDAPEIANPNLNPKYLNAGEKNWNHKFGFSLSGLANGAPLGASNPSTFGTGIYLEPAFFEIFRFRPGLRLEYQESNSGSSHYSFLNQFFYFNRSFRIGESLLWDFYTNVGIGSSTVQYSGNSQRFSGTNPATYLEFGWQGLQYRSIVFRTGIRSTCIFESNGQVCNVGVELGALLIL, encoded by the coding sequence ATGCTTAAATTCTGGAATCTTGCTAAATATTTCCCTTTTGTATTCTTATCGGTGCTGATTTTCAGCTCATTTGCTGTCTTCCCAGCCGAAATCGTGATGAAAGATGGCTCTGCCTTCATCGGGAAGATTCAGGAGGAATCAGACATTCGAATAAAGTTCCAATGGAAAGAAAAGACCTACGAAATCCCAAGGAAAGATATCGCCTTCATTGATTTATCGAAAAACGGTGCGGACACTTCCTATCACTACACATCTTTTCAACTTAAAGATGGAAGTATGATCAAAGGAATCGTAGCAGAAGATTCTGAAAAAGAGATCATGATTAAAACCGATCTTGGTTTCATTCATTTAGATAAAAATAAGATTAGTTCTTCGGATGCGCCTGAAATTGCTAATCCGAATCTGAATCCAAAATATCTAAATGCCGGAGAAAAGAATTGGAATCATAAATTTGGATTTTCACTTTCAGGTCTCGCCAATGGTGCTCCACTCGGAGCGTCTAACCCTTCTACATTTGGAACTGGTATTTATTTAGAACCTGCATTCTTTGAAATCTTTAGATTTCGCCCCGGACTCAGATTAGAATATCAAGAATCAAACTCTGGTTCATCACATTACTCATTCTTAAATCAATTTTTCTATTTCAATCGATCGTTTCGAATCGGAGAAAGCCTACTTTGGGATTTTTATACCAACGTAGGAATTGGCTCTTCTACCGTTCAGTATTCTGGAAACAGCCAAAGATTTTCTGGAACCAATCCTGCGACTTATTTAGAGTTTGGTTGGCAAGGATTACAATATAGATCCATTGTTTTTCGAACTGGTATTCGTTCGACGTGTATTTTCGAATCCAATGGTCAAGTATGTAATGTAGGCGTTGAGTTGGGTGCTTTGTTGATATTATGA
- a CDS encoding transposase, with translation MRIAQDLNFSTAKISTPIQPSRPQPLTSAQLKEKRKNPAINIDFFTNLTKKILNDFYPKYCPNCPDTLLTKEISTQPELIRCEGCRYLTSRLSYTPLHHMKLPLWMFSYVFYESMIQHPKVVTSTEISKRLRLSYKGAAMLKKRFQVFASQQLPKYKQLTFDALDREFKDFSLPPNEDTDITEIMENRPYVCADTVVLYSASQRANQGRKRYRHSGSTSSIYLSDKLGGRQVGTLVHTIGIKNGPVFFHSVPNQKANTLGPIIKDYLPLRTPLMTDEGYPWLWGIYKNHRSVNHSAHSKDARYRWARNRWSKNGVHSQVAEGNHRLLKSAFSSYCYIRPENSTRYLNEFSFLKNAHVFGLDVICENGEMLASEVDEGRGVGRVSFGSDPRGPLGPAVGIGRKGFELKKNVLSSENWLSSLIKGLEYFSETESSRDKFTFQSGFSLLNSPASLIDVNSLLLKEMKAHNTFWTDQNRTPVQRRKELKHQKTASKIWNLISEGKENGSHYSVSEVCTLLNIHKVSAMLILRKWLKLRLIEKRRINQASYNRTIDFGLKKKAKEFPFLLYTNFKDKNADDGSVGRLK, from the coding sequence ATGAGGATCGCTCAGGATCTGAATTTTAGTACCGCAAAAATTTCCACCCCCATTCAGCCATCACGCCCGCAACCACTAACGTCAGCACAATTGAAAGAGAAACGTAAGAACCCAGCAATCAACATCGACTTCTTTACGAACTTAACAAAGAAGATCCTGAATGACTTCTACCCAAAATATTGTCCGAATTGCCCCGACACTTTACTGACGAAAGAAATCTCAACTCAGCCTGAATTGATCCGATGTGAAGGATGTAGGTATCTAACGTCACGTCTGAGTTACACCCCCCTTCATCACATGAAACTTCCATTGTGGATGTTCTCTTACGTTTTCTACGAAAGCATGATTCAGCATCCGAAGGTAGTCACCTCAACTGAGATTAGTAAAAGACTGAGGCTATCCTACAAGGGCGCGGCAATGTTGAAGAAAAGATTTCAAGTCTTCGCCTCACAGCAACTTCCTAAATACAAACAACTTACCTTTGATGCACTCGACAGAGAGTTTAAAGATTTCTCACTTCCACCTAATGAAGATACTGATATTACTGAAATCATGGAAAACCGTCCATACGTCTGTGCTGATACAGTAGTTTTGTATTCAGCAAGTCAGAGGGCTAACCAGGGACGTAAACGCTATCGCCACTCTGGTTCTACATCTTCTATTTATCTCTCCGACAAACTTGGAGGAAGACAAGTTGGAACATTAGTTCATACAATTGGGATTAAGAATGGTCCAGTCTTCTTTCACTCAGTCCCAAATCAAAAAGCAAACACTTTAGGACCGATCATCAAGGATTATCTTCCTTTACGAACTCCCTTAATGACTGATGAAGGCTATCCTTGGCTTTGGGGAATTTACAAAAATCACCGAAGTGTAAATCACTCAGCTCATTCTAAAGATGCTCGCTACCGTTGGGCAAGAAATCGTTGGAGTAAGAATGGAGTTCATTCACAAGTGGCAGAGGGAAATCATCGGTTACTCAAATCTGCTTTTTCTTCTTACTGTTACATTCGTCCTGAAAACTCTACTCGTTACTTGAATGAGTTTTCCTTTCTCAAGAATGCTCATGTGTTTGGGTTGGATGTGATTTGTGAGAATGGAGAGATGCTAGCTAGTGAAGTTGATGAGGGAAGAGGGGTGGGTAGAGTATCCTTTGGTTCCGATCCCCGAGGGCCGTTAGGTCCAGCAGTTGGGATCGGAAGGAAGGGATTTGAGCTGAAAAAGAACGTCTTGAGTTCTGAAAATTGGTTAAGTTCTTTAATCAAGGGTCTCGAGTATTTTTCGGAAACTGAGAGTTCAAGAGATAAGTTTACTTTTCAATCAGGCTTTTCTTTGCTCAATTCTCCGGCTTCTTTAATAGACGTTAATTCGCTTCTCTTAAAAGAAATGAAAGCTCACAATACTTTTTGGACTGATCAAAATAGAACCCCGGTTCAAAGGCGTAAAGAGTTAAAGCATCAGAAAACCGCTTCTAAGATCTGGAACCTAATTTCTGAAGGAAAGGAGAATGGTTCCCATTATTCCGTCTCTGAAGTTTGCACCTTACTTAATATTCACAAAGTTTCTGCCATGCTGATTCTCAGAAAATGGCTCAAGTTAAGATTGATTGAGAAACGAAGGATCAATCAAGCCTCGTATAATCGGACTATAGATTTTGGTCTTAAGAAGAAAGCTAAGGAATTTCCTTTCCTTCTGTATACAAATTTCAAGGACAAGAATGCTGATGATGGATCAGTGGGGAGACTCAAATGA
- a CDS encoding SBBP repeat-containing protein, which produces MNFRPTIFKNVLLILILTGTFLTCKHDKKEMDDLTLFSLVQLFSGITTPGPKAEWTRLLGQNSGLLKANSISSDQNNNVYVTGQASGNLDGQPLTGIYDLFVTKYNSSGSKQWTRLMGVAGDQTNASAIASDSSGSVYSVGTTNGALDGEVFDGSPDFADRDLFIVKFDSNGNKLWTRLLGIAAGGKAGATSAVTDSTGNIFVTGTSTSGLDGQTFGGGGNGYFIVKYNSTGTKQWTKLYAGPSPSAIAYDSTNGRIYLTFSTPGTPLNGVSATDFLLIQFDNNGNKLWTKQTGVPGKDTVSNALTLDNFGNIYITGSTNGNIDDQVESAQNATDLLIVKFDINGNRIWTRQLGFTIIGFDLSGKTAEGKGIVFDKNQNIYVTGYTTGNLDKQTHSDARNAKHNIFTTKFDLNGNKIWTSITGLKGFNCEASSITGDQLGHSYLTGFTESSLNGETFLGKPGFDYNLFIIKY; this is translated from the coding sequence ATGAATTTCAGACCAACGATATTCAAGAATGTGCTTTTAATTCTTATTTTAACAGGAACCTTTCTTACCTGTAAGCATGATAAGAAAGAAATGGATGACCTAACATTATTCTCCCTAGTTCAACTGTTTTCTGGTATAACAACTCCCGGACCAAAAGCGGAATGGACTCGACTACTTGGACAAAACTCAGGACTTCTAAAAGCAAATTCAATTTCATCGGATCAAAATAACAATGTCTATGTAACGGGGCAAGCTTCAGGAAATTTAGATGGCCAGCCTCTTACTGGAATTTACGATCTTTTTGTAACAAAATATAATTCATCCGGCTCCAAGCAATGGACGCGCTTAATGGGTGTTGCAGGTGATCAAACAAATGCTTCTGCAATTGCATCTGATTCTTCTGGAAGTGTTTACTCCGTTGGAACCACAAATGGAGCTTTAGACGGAGAGGTTTTCGACGGTTCCCCTGATTTCGCTGATAGAGACTTATTTATAGTAAAATTTGACTCTAATGGGAACAAACTTTGGACAAGATTGCTTGGCATAGCAGCTGGTGGAAAAGCGGGTGCTACAAGTGCTGTAACTGACTCCACTGGTAATATTTTTGTTACCGGAACTTCTACGAGTGGACTTGATGGCCAAACCTTTGGAGGTGGAGGAAATGGTTATTTTATAGTAAAGTATAATTCTACTGGAACAAAACAATGGACTAAATTATATGCAGGTCCATCTCCTTCGGCAATTGCATATGATAGCACTAATGGAAGGATTTATTTAACCTTCTCTACACCTGGAACGCCGTTGAATGGAGTTTCAGCAACAGATTTTTTGCTCATTCAATTTGATAATAACGGAAACAAACTTTGGACTAAGCAGACTGGAGTTCCTGGAAAAGACACAGTATCCAATGCATTAACTTTAGACAATTTCGGAAACATTTATATTACCGGATCTACAAATGGGAATATCGATGATCAAGTAGAATCAGCACAAAATGCAACGGATCTTCTTATAGTTAAATTTGATATAAATGGAAATCGCATTTGGACTCGACAATTAGGATTTACAATCATTGGTTTTGATCTTTCTGGCAAAACTGCAGAAGGGAAAGGAATAGTTTTCGATAAGAATCAAAACATTTATGTTACGGGTTATACGACTGGAAATTTAGATAAACAAACTCACTCTGACGCAAGGAACGCCAAGCACAATATATTCACTACGAAATTCGACTTAAATGGCAATAAAATTTGGACTTCTATTACAGGCCTTAAAGGTTTTAATTGCGAAGCTTCTTCAATTACGGGTGATCAATTAGGGCATTCATACCTAACGGGCTTTACTGAAAGTTCATTGAATGGTGAAACTTTTTTAGGAAAACCTGGTTTTGATTATAATCTATTTATAATAAAATATTAA
- a CDS encoding HNH endonuclease produces MKKKNRTMKYRFRAEDFYKILKAQKGKCFLTGRDVYPVDALNEHILPLRKGGEHEFKNICLVISPLAKLKRYFTEEEIVHMAADILKFKGEKYGYQVEQTRRRK; encoded by the coding sequence ATGAAGAAAAAGAATCGAACCATGAAATACAGATTTCGAGCGGAAGATTTTTACAAGATTCTAAAAGCTCAAAAAGGGAAATGTTTTTTAACTGGAAGGGACGTTTACCCTGTGGATGCTCTCAATGAACACATTTTACCTTTGCGTAAAGGTGGTGAGCATGAGTTTAAAAATATTTGTCTTGTGATTTCTCCTTTGGCGAAGCTGAAACGATACTTTACGGAAGAAGAAATTGTTCACATGGCGGCTGACATTCTCAAATTCAAGGGAGAGAAATACGGATATCAAGTTGAGCAAACAAGAAGAAGAAAGTAG
- a CDS encoding GIY-YIG nuclease family protein — MDEDKLIELRSSEIFDLLVSIADAGGDYYSNVFYVRMPLADQVFVFEYYAETGINIVQDWFLISTFIHLVSINLKSGEFNIENSLIEKFDMFFRKEDIGKVEGILNGDGPWNFDAIIADYGLPKEYCWIVFETFLELSGKNRYKVIQQIRKKNAELSFKNPKLGPEGYLYIIADAKHYKIGITQDVEARFRNLQTSTSSELKMVYSEKLRDYQSLEKKIHKEFAHKRVKGEWFDLVDADIIAIKALIDSAKP; from the coding sequence ATGGATGAAGATAAATTAATAGAGTTACGATCTTCGGAGATTTTCGATCTTTTGGTAAGTATCGCAGATGCAGGAGGCGATTATTACTCAAATGTTTTTTATGTTAGAATGCCATTGGCTGATCAAGTTTTCGTATTTGAATATTATGCAGAAACCGGCATAAACATTGTTCAGGATTGGTTTTTAATTAGTACGTTTATTCATCTGGTTTCCATCAACTTAAAAAGTGGAGAATTTAATATTGAGAATTCTTTAATAGAAAAATTCGATATGTTTTTCAGAAAGGAAGATATAGGAAAAGTCGAAGGAATACTCAATGGAGATGGTCCGTGGAATTTTGATGCTATTATCGCTGATTATGGTTTACCAAAAGAGTATTGCTGGATAGTGTTTGAAACTTTTTTGGAGCTAAGTGGTAAAAATCGTTATAAAGTAATACAACAAATTCGTAAAAAGAATGCTGAGCTAAGTTTTAAAAATCCTAAACTTGGACCAGAAGGATATTTATATATTATTGCCGATGCTAAGCACTATAAAATTGGAATTACTCAAGATGTTGAAGCAAGGTTTCGAAATCTTCAGACTTCTACATCAAGCGAGCTTAAAATGGTATATTCGGAAAAATTAAGAGATTACCAGTCTTTAGAGAAAAAAATTCATAAAGAATTTGCACATAAGAGAGTAAAAGGAGAGTGGTTTGATCTTGTTGATGCAGATATAATTGCGATTAAAGCATTGATTGATAGCGCAAAACCTTGA
- a CDS encoding tetratricopeptide repeat protein gives MKMKNILCLILLSLVFSVSIYPQSIDENSSYQQIKDLIDSNRATEAQSLLDEWIKINPNDVTLQLYQTEVWIKIADQKYKERKFKTAFSIYEKAFSNWPNNPSLRARYMELKDKKLVDHVPSSSIFKTRYSGIGSTASEVGTHSFPFQEMNESLKGIKEEIRLLREKSNEFYLTLALISISILLQCFVLLKPKRKH, from the coding sequence ATGAAGATGAAAAACATTTTATGCTTAATCTTACTTTCACTTGTATTTTCTGTCTCTATCTATCCACAAAGCATAGATGAGAATTCTTCTTATCAACAAATCAAAGACTTAATTGATTCGAATCGCGCGACCGAGGCACAATCCTTGCTTGATGAATGGATTAAGATCAATCCAAACGATGTCACACTTCAACTTTATCAAACAGAAGTTTGGATTAAAATCGCTGATCAAAAATACAAGGAGCGTAAATTCAAAACAGCGTTCTCTATTTATGAAAAGGCTTTCTCCAATTGGCCGAATAACCCTTCACTGAGAGCCAGATATATGGAATTAAAAGACAAGAAACTCGTAGATCATGTTCCGTCCTCATCAATTTTTAAAACTCGATATTCGGGTATTGGATCTACAGCGAGTGAAGTTGGAACTCATTCATTCCCCTTTCAAGAAATGAATGAGTCTTTAAAAGGCATTAAAGAAGAGATCAGACTTTTACGGGAAAAATCGAATGAGTTTTACCTTACTTTAGCATTAATTTCTATTTCCATTTTACTTCAGTGCTTTGTTTTATTGAAACCGAAAAGAAAACATTAG
- a CDS encoding Kelch repeat-containing protein, which yields MKYIFSIFIFLTFINCGQSPLIDGSNLDTHKLDGFPLVIPGATSATFIFKCKAESTAAVAYGKSSIEGVIPSITNSKDHIVVINNLETQTNYFYSAFCGDLQSPPNPLLLTFQTLVSDQPQKTRGIWIVGGLGAGISPIAQVDLYDPVTNQWLPAITSIPTPRAYSNIVSHQNKIYVMGGLVKSGVTFTAVNTVSEYDPFNNVWKTLSPMPDTHQGGIAFSSGNDIYIISGTTSADMTTGTLANTVYKFTPSLGANGTWLKYVSNSAIFQRVDMPGCAIHDTLFYSGGRRSSDGLPFNTSDAYIPSGNTTTSLTEATISQAKYGAAMACYRPNPKDTYPADPAAILIAGGSTTADVFQPPTSVTSSNTFDYSLATTSNYTAGGILPTALYYPAMEVSYELRRAFLFGGANLTNVPQDKVYSMDLGNPTTTPWRTETITLPVARYGHKAVILSR from the coding sequence ATGAAATATATTTTCTCCATTTTCATCTTCCTAACTTTTATTAACTGCGGTCAATCGCCGTTGATCGACGGCTCAAATCTTGATACACACAAACTCGACGGCTTCCCTCTCGTGATTCCAGGAGCAACAAGTGCAACTTTTATCTTTAAATGTAAAGCTGAGTCTACTGCCGCAGTTGCATATGGGAAATCCAGCATCGAAGGAGTGATACCGAGCATTACGAATTCGAAAGATCATATCGTAGTAATCAATAACCTTGAAACACAAACAAACTACTTTTACTCGGCCTTTTGTGGAGATTTACAATCACCCCCAAATCCATTACTTCTTACTTTCCAAACACTCGTAAGTGATCAACCACAGAAAACGAGAGGAATTTGGATCGTAGGAGGACTTGGAGCTGGAATTTCTCCTATCGCACAGGTAGATTTGTATGACCCTGTAACGAACCAATGGCTACCAGCAATTACGAGTATCCCAACTCCAAGAGCCTACTCCAATATTGTTTCTCATCAGAATAAGATCTACGTTATGGGTGGCTTGGTAAAATCAGGAGTAACTTTCACGGCGGTTAATACAGTAAGCGAATACGATCCATTCAATAACGTATGGAAGACTCTTTCCCCAATGCCTGACACTCATCAAGGAGGAATCGCTTTCTCATCTGGAAACGATATTTATATTATATCGGGAACAACTTCAGCAGATATGACGACAGGAACGCTCGCAAACACGGTTTACAAGTTTACACCCTCTTTAGGAGCAAATGGAACTTGGCTAAAGTATGTTTCCAACAGTGCAATTTTTCAAAGAGTAGATATGCCGGGCTGTGCGATCCACGATACCTTATTTTATTCGGGTGGAAGACGGAGTTCCGACGGTCTTCCTTTTAACACATCCGATGCATATATTCCAAGTGGGAATACAACGACTTCTCTTACCGAAGCCACTATCAGCCAGGCAAAGTATGGGGCCGCGATGGCTTGTTATCGTCCGAATCCTAAAGATACCTACCCTGCTGATCCAGCCGCGATCTTAATCGCCGGAGGATCAACGACAGCCGACGTGTTTCAGCCCCCTACTTCGGTTACGTCTTCTAATACGTTTGATTACAGTTTAGCGACGACTTCCAATTATACTGCCGGTGGAATTTTACCAACTGCTCTTTATTATCCAGCAATGGAAGTTTCCTACGAACTCAGGAGAGCGTTTCTTTTTGGTGGAGCCAATCTCACAAACGTTCCGCAGGACAAAGTTTACTCAATGGATTTAGGAAATCCTACAACGACTCCGTGGAGAACAGAGACAATTACCTTACCTGTAGCTCGATACGGTCACAAAGCGGTAATTTTGAGTAGATGA